From Lewinellaceae bacterium:
CCAGTTGTTTTATCCGCTTGCGAAACTCGTAGGGCATGAACAACGCCCCTTTGTCCAAAAAATCGTCGGGGGCATAAACGCCATTTTCCAATATGTAAATCTCCCGGTTCAGGCGGGCCAGGCGTTGCTCGGCGGCCAGCAGGCTATCGCGGTTGAGCAGATCGGGCAGGATTAGGCTGTTGCTGTCCAGCCAGGCTTCAGCCAAAGGCTTTTGGGTATTGAACAAGGTATCCAGCAGTTGCCTGACGGCAGATTTTTCCTCTGTCGGCAATGCTGACTGCCAAACCCTTAAGCCCCATTCGTGCAAACGGGCGCCCAGGCTGGCCTTCTTTTCCAGGATAGAGCGGTACTCCGGATTATCTTCGAGATGGCGCGGCAATTCCGCGTTAAAATAGTTCTGCCCCCATACTAGGGTTGGGAAACACAACAAAAACAACAGTATGTTATACATTTTCATATCAGAGTGCCATTCATTTTTCCACTACAAACGTCCTCGCGATCTTATCGTGCCACCCCTGCCGCTGCTTGTCGAACAGAATCCAGAAAAAGCCCAGGGAAAGAGGCAGGTAAGACAACACTTTGCCCAGGTTGCGGGCGGCGGATTGTTTCAGGCCGAGCGGCAGGCCGTATTCATCTACCACTTTGAGGCCCATCCATTGCTTGCCAAGGGTGCCCTGCCGATCTGAGCTGTCCATTAACAGAGAATAAACGATCCAGATTAGAAAGGCCAGGGAGCGGATCCAACCACGTTGTTCGAGGAAATACCGGCGCGTTTCGATGTCGTTGCGCTCCGTCAGGTAGCGGCCCAGCACCTCATCAAAACCAAAAAAAGAATAGAATACCCAGGCGGTCAGCAGGGTGATCGGCAGGATGTCGATGAGGAAAGCAAAAAAGCGCTTGCCGCGGTCGGCGGGCACAATATGGCTTCCTTCTTCCGGCAAATGGTCGAGGATGTCTCTTGGCATAGTGTTTTTTTGCGCGTAAGAGCCTGTCAGCCCATAAATTAGTAAGATTTGGGGATTTTATCATTCGCCCCGGATCATTTTCAGCAGCCAGTCGCGCTCAAAGGTTTCGGTAGCGGGGGGCAGCGATTCGGCCAGCGCGTTGCGTTTTTCGGTTTCGAAAGGCGCCAGCCGCGCCAGTTTGCGGGTGAAGTCGATGAAATTGCGGGCCTGCTCTTTGAGTTTGGGCTTGGCCAGTTCCTGGCGGTACAGGTAGATGCGGTAAGCTTCCAGGAAAGAGAGGAGCAACTCCGTCTGGCCGGTTTCGTAATAAATTTTGGCCAGCAGGTTTTTGGCAGTGATGGCCAGCAGGGGGTCGCGCAGGTCCAGTTGGTTGAGCAATATCTGTGCCTGTCCGTACTCTTTGCGGTAGGCCAGGTAGTGAGCCAGGTTGAAATGGTAGATGTTTTCCCGGAAATCCTCGGGCAGCAGCTTTTTATAATTTTCCAGAAAGCCCCGGGCCCACTCCAGCCGGCCGGTGGCCAGGCTTACCGTGATGAGGTTGCTGTAGCGCCAGGGCGCCAGTTGGCCGTTATTCAGCAGGAGGCCTTTGTCGAGCAGGTGCTGGTTGAGGTCCAGGAAATGGTTCAGGTACGAGCGGTCCCGATAGTAGTTGATGCGGCGGGTGCAATAGTTGAGCAGGCAGGTGTAGAGGTCTTTCAGTTCATCTTGTGGCAGGATAGCCTCATTGTCCTGCAGCAAACTGTAGAACTTTTGGTAGTGTTCCGGTTCTTCCGGCTCCTGCAACATCAACAGGGCGTAGAGGTAAATATCCACCCTCGGAGCATCGGGCAGAGGATATTCCTGCAACCATTTCAGTACGGCTTCCCCCAGATGGAGGTCGTAGTGAACGTCCAGCATTTGAGCCAGGTTGACCATCTCCAGGCAGTAGCGGAGTTTTTCCGCCAGGTAAGCCCGGTCGAGAGCATCGGCGGCCAGTTGCAGTTCTTCCCTGTATTTGCGTTCGTACTGCCGGGCATAGCGGGCCTCCAGATCGGCCAGGCGGTATTGCGCCTGAAGAAAAAATGCATCCTGGAACGGATATTTTTTCAGCAACTTTCGCACTCTTTTACGGGCAGTATTGTAGTGTTTTTCCAGGCCCAGTTGGCTGTAGGTTTCCAACAATGCCCACTGCTCATCCAGGGGCTGTTCCCTGAGGCATTCTACCGAGAGGAATTGCTCCAGCAGCTGCATCAGCTCGTTCATCCGGTAGGCCAGCCCCTGTTCGTCCAGGTTGCTCCTGGTAGGATTGGCCCGGATCACGGCCTCTTTCTTCAGCTCCGGCGCATCAAAAGCCGGGGCAAAGGCATTCAGGTAATGGAAAAACAGGTTATTTTCCGTATTTTTATTGAAATAGGGCGACTGCAGAAACTCCCCAAACCGGCTCAACTGCCGGGTGGAAAGTTTTCGCAACAGTTCTATCAACTTACTCTCGTGCATAAGTTACTTTTCACCTTTACCCACCTCAATATTACAAAAATGAAGCATGCCATACTACTTTGCTTCCTCCTATCCTGCTCCGCCTCCCTATTCGCCCAGGTGATGTTCCCCGGCGACCTCAACAACGACGGCACCGCCAACCACATCGACCTGCTTCCGTTGGGCGTAGCCTACAACCGGGCCGGGCCGCCCCGCGAACCGGCCTTTCTGGAGTGGATGCCGCAACCGAACATCCCCTGGCCGGACGCGCTGCCCGTCAGCGGCGTCAACCTGGGCTTTGTAGACGCCGACGGCAACGGCCTGATCGACACCTTCGACATCGAGGCCATCGCCCTGAATTACGACAGCCTGCAGTCCCTCTCTATTCCGGAGCCCCGCCCCTATATTTTGCCCGATACTTTTTTCGTCGAAACGCCGCCGGAACTCCGCCTGCGTTTCGAACCCCAAACAGCAAGCCCGGGCGACACCGTCCGCCTGATCGTGGAATACATCGTGCCCGACCCCGCCGCCTTCCCGCCAACCGCCCTGCCCCTCGGCATTGCCTTCAGCATCGGCGGGCTGGATACCCTGCCCATCCGGCCTGCCATACAGGTTTTCCCGGACACCCTGCCGGGCGACCTCATGTTCGTAGCCGCTACCGAAACCCAGGCGCAGTTCTGGCGCTCGGTAGCGCCCGGGCGCGTGGAATTTGCGGCGGCAGGCAGAGGAATGGGCGCGCTGGCCAACTCCCGAAAACTCGCCGAAATGTGGATCATCACCGAAGACATGATCATCCTGCGCGAAGTGCCGGTGGCGCCCGACAGCGTCCTGCTCATCAATACCCGCGAGCAGGTTATCGCCCTGAATTTTATTGGAGATACGCTGACGGTGGGCGACCGGACGCCGCCTGAGCAATCCGCCTTCGCCGAAGTGTTTCCCAACCCTTCCCGGGAAATATTGCAGGTGAGAATGGAACAGCCGATTGGCTTCCAGCTTGCGCTTTTCACCCCCGCCGGCCAGATGGTTCGCAAAGAACGCTTCGGGCCGGCCCGGGAAGCTGTGCTTGTCACTGCCGCCCTGCCACGGGGTTTGTATTTTCTGGAAATCCGAACAGAGGAGTGGGTGCAGGTGGAAAGGGTGTTGATAGAATAATACTACTTCCCCCCCAGATCGATGGCCCTCTCTTTTCCATCATACTTCGCAACCAGCATCTTTTCAGCCCCTTCCGGTATGGGTGTTTTCCTCGATGACTGGCTCAGAAACCCATTGCCGTAGCAAAAAACTCTGGAGTCAATGATTTTTTCGCCATTTCCGATAAAAGTTACTTTGAAATCGTCGCTTTCCGGGACGAAGACCTGTACTTCCTGCCCATACCGGAAGGCCAGCAGCACATCATTGTTTTGAGAAATGATCACAGACCGTCGGTTGCCGACGAAGAGGCTAACCAGGGCCTTGGCGTTTCCAGGGACATAAAACCCGCTTTCCGCCAGGCTCAAAGCCGTGAAATGGCCCGTGCCGTCTCCTTTCAGAAAAAGGCCATTCATGGCGTCCATGCGGCCTAAAGTGGGTTGTATGCCATGGTCGTTGCCAACCATTAACAGGTCCGTATGGCCGTCTCCGTCAAAATCTTCGGCCAGGATGCCATAGGCGGGAGCTGCCTGCGCTTCCAGGGGTAAGGGCCTTATTTCAAATTTCCCGTTGCCCTTATTTTCGATGTAACTGCTTTCGAAAGTGGTGGCGTTTAAAACGTAGGCATCTTTGCGGTCCTCTTCCGAGAGTAGGCTGTCTATCGGCGCCACTCCGATCTGCTCATGCGTGATGAACATTTTTTTCACCTTATTCATCTCTTTGGCCAGGTCGCCCCTGCCGTGAAAGCTGTATTTTTGCGGCTTGCCTTCCCGGTCTTTATAATAAACAAAAGGTATGGCGTCCAGGGAGCCGTTGTCGTCAAAGTCTTTGGCGTAAATCTCAACCGGCTGGCTTTGGCTGGCGCGGATGGAGGAGTTCCTGCCAAAATTCGTCACTACATAATCCAAATCGCCGTCGTGGTCAAAATCGGCGGAAGCGATGCTGTTCCACCATCCGGTATGGCCTTCCAGGCCGGTGTCGCCGGTTAGCTTTTTCAGCTGGCCGTTCTCGTTTTTAAAAATGGTGGCCGGCATCCACTCTCCGGCGACGATCAGGTCGGGCCATCCGTCGGAGTTGTAGTCGCTCCAGAGGGCGTCGCATACCAGGCCCAGGCCATTCAGGCCCGGAGCAATCTCGCCGTTAGCGATTCCCAGCCTGATTTCGCCCGGCCTGGAATCGTTCCTGAGCAGGTAGGAACTCGCCGGCAATGGGTACTCTCCGGGCAGAACCCGCCCCGCCACAAACAGGTCGATATCCCCATCCCGGTCTACATCGGCGGCCCTGACGCAACTGCTGCTGGCTGCCGGCAGGTTCAGCTGATCTGAAATATTGACGAAACGGTTCTTTTCATTGATCAGCAGGACATCTCCGTACATGGGGTCCGACTCCGGAAATTGATTGCCGCCGCAGGCAATGTACAAGTCCTGGTCGCCGTCCTGGTCCACGTCAAAAAACACGGCGCCCAGCTCTTCCCGGTTGGGATCCACCGGCAGGTCCATATCGGATAATTGAAAACTCCCGGATTTGGTTTGCAGGAACAGCTTTCCTTTCTTTTTATGCGATCCGGTTACGTAATAATCATCCAGGCCGTCGCCGTTGACATCTCCGGCCGCCAAACCCGGCCCGAATTGGGAAAATTTATGCAAAAGGAGCGGCTCGTAATTGTAGTCTATGTAGTCCAGGTCCTCGATTTTTTCACCGGGTACGATCGCAGCCGGGCTAAACAAAGGTTGGGCCGTTGCCTGATCTTTTGCAGCCAGGCTCTCATTTGCATCCTGGTAATCAATGCGCAACAATTGATTGGCCTTTTGATCCTTGAGCATGGAAACCTTTCCGTCGGGCCAGGTAACCGTCAGGCTGGCCAGGGAATCCTGCCCCAGGCCCAGGAAAATCCTGCTGTCCATCGACGACAAATAACCCCGGTAGATGGTGTGTTCGTAAAACCCTTTGAGGTGGGAAGAGGCGTATTCAATCGTGGCGCCGATGGCATCCCGGTTGTTGGGCTTGCCGGTCAACTCAATGAGGATGTAATTTCCGGAATCAACCGTATTTTTATAGATGAAAGCCTTGTCGTTGATGTTGTTGACTACCAGATCCAGGTCGCCGTCGTTGTCCAGGTCGCCGTAAGCCGCTCCATTGGAAAAAGAAGGCACGTCCAGGCCCCATTGCTGGGTGACGTTTTCAAATTCCACTCCTCCTTTATTCCGGTAGGCGTAATTGTCGAGCTTGACTTCCGGGATTTTGGCCAGCATTTTATGCTGTTCGACATAGGCATAATAGTTGGCCTGGTAATCCATGAAATCCCGGTCGGTAATGTCTTTGGGAAACCCATTGGTGATGACCAGGTCCCGGTATCCGTCCCGGTCAAAATCGGCTGCTACCGGCGCCCAGCTCCAGTCGGTGGCTTCAATGCCCGCCAGCATGGCCTGGTCGCTGAACACGGGTTCGCCCGTATAGGGGTTCTTCCCCTGATTCACCTGCAGCACGTTGCGGACGTATTGCTGCATGAAGCCGTAGCGCTCATTGTAGAGAAAGGTGGTGTAGTTGGTCGGCCCCAGCATGGTCTTCTTTCGGTAGTTGCTTTCCGGCAGCATATCGAGGGCCACGATGTCCGGCAACCCGTCGTTGTTGATGTCCACCACGTCGTTGCCCATGGCGGAAAAACCGGTGTGTTTTAAGTATTCCGGCGCCCTGTTCGTGAAGGTGCCATCCTGGTTGTTGATGTACATCAGGTCGTTGGAAAGGAAATCATTGGTGACGTAAATGTCCTTCCACCCATCCTGGTTCAGGTCGCAAATATTGACCCCCAGGCTATAGCCGTCGATGGTGATGCCTGCTTCCCGGGAGACATCTGCATATACCGGGTGTTCCTCCCCCTCCGGCCAGTCGTTCCGGTACAACTTATCGACCCGGTCGGCTACCAGTAGGTCTTTCTGATGGGTGTAGACGGTAGGGTTTCGCGACTCCTGCATGCTGTTGTTGATGATGAACAGGTCGAGGTCGCCGTCGTTGTCATAATCGAAAAAGGCGCTGTTGGTGGAGTAGCTGGTGTCGGCAATGCCGTAGGGGCCGGCCAGCTCTTTGAATTCCAGTTTTCCCGATTGGGGAAATTGGTTGACAAACAGGAGGTTCCTCCTCTTTGGGCCTTCCTTGTAGGTGTTCGTACAGACATAGATGTCCTTATAGCCATCCTGGTTGATGTCGACCACCGCTATTCCAGAGCACCAGAACCCGGCGGCCGTTATGCCGGCCGGCTCGCTGATGTCTTCAAACTGGAAGCCGCCTTTGTTTCGGTAAAGCTTGTTGTCGGCGATATTTCCCGAAAAGAACAGGTCGCTCAGGCCGTCGTTGTCAAAATCGGCGATGGCGGCCCCACCGCCGTTGTAGATGTATTCGTATGTCAATATGTTGAAGGAGTCATTGTCGGGGATGGAATTGACGAAGTTCACCCCACTGTGCTCCGGGGCGACCTGTTCAAAGAGGGTTTTATCGCCCTCGGCGCTCTGGCAGGAGTATAAGGCCAGCAGCAAAAAAACTATTGCTATCCTTGAGTTCATCTGATAACCGGTTTTACTTCATTTTGAAAGAAAGGACAGGGGCGTTATTGCGGGCCACCAGGAGCTGGCCGTTTAAAAACACGGCGTCTTTTACCTCGCCGGTTATTTTGATGCCGGACGTTACATCAGAGATGTATTCAAAGCCCCCTTTCCCATCGCCTTTAAAATATCCGCCGCTGAACCCGTCGTGGCGGCCAACTTCCGGTTTCAGGCCGTAAAAGTTGCCGCCCAGAAAGATGTCCACGATATCGTCTCCGTCCAGGTCTGCTATTTCAACCCCAAAGACGGGAGACATTTGAGCCTCGTACGTCATGGGTTCCATCACAAACTTTTTGCCCTCCCTCCTGATGATGCTGGTATTGAAATTCACTACCTGCTTTTGTTCGGATTGGGCCAGCACTTCCGGGGAAAACATATCCGAAATTTGCTTTTGAGCATACTCGCTGTACTTGAGGGCATTTTTCTTTAACACGGGCAGCTGTGCGGTCAGGTCCATTTTACTGGCAAAGGGATAGGGTTTTGCATCCGTTCCAAAATACCATTCCAAAATGCCCTCATATTTTCCGTTGTTATCGTAGTCATTGACGTAAATGTTCAGCGGCTTTTGGGGAGAGGCATGGAATTTCATGTTTTGGCCCCAATTGCCGACCACAAAATCGGTATCGCCGTCCTGATCCAGGTCGGCCGCTTCGATGACGTTCCACCACCCCGTGCTATTGGGTATGGTTACATCCCGCTGAAGGAGCCCGCTGAAATTGACAAACATCGTCACCGGCATCCATTCTCCGACGACGACCAGGTCCGGCCAGCCATCGCTGTTGACGTCGGTCCATACTGCATCAGTAACCATGCCTATCGGCCCTGTTTCCTCGTTGGTAATGTCTGTCCATACATTTTCTCCATCTTTCCGGAACAGATAACTCCTCGGCGTCAGGCCATAGGCGCCGGGAATGCACCTGCCGCCGATGAAGAGGTCCATATCTCCATCGTTGTCAAAGTCGCAGGGTTCTATGCACCCTATTTGCCCGATAGCGGTGGGAACATTTACCAGGTCTCGAATAAAATTGCCTTCGCCGTCATTAGCGTACATGCGCGAGGCAAAATAATCAAAACCTCGCTGGTATTCGTTCCCGCCTACCCCCAGCATCAGGTCCAGGTCTCCGTCTTCATCGGCATCGAAAAAAGCGCCGCAAACGTCTTCGCCATCCTTATCCATCTCAAAGTAGGGTTGCTCGCTTTTCACATATTGGTTATTGCGGGAGAGGTAGAGTTGGGTGGGCTGGCCCGCTGCGCCCAAAAGGACCAGGTCCTCTTGCTTATCGCCGTTCACATCAGCGTGAAGCAATTTGGGGCCTTCCCTGGAAAGGACATGGGGCATCAACCGCTCATGGTCGAAATCGAGGTATTTGTTTTCTTTATGTTCCGGAACGGGGGCGAATGCCGAAGCGCTGTTTTCGAAAAAGGCCGGGCCGGCAGTTTTGGGTTTATCGGCAAACTTGCCCGAAGCATTGGCGTAGCTGGCCTCAATGATGCTGTTGGGTTGAAGGCCTTTCAACACTTCGTACTTCCCGTCGGGCCAGATGACCTGGGCGGAATCTACCCCGGGCCATTGGCCAACGCCGAAGATCACATCCGGATCCACCGAGCTTTGAAAGCCCCGCGAAAGCATCACCTGGCTAACCTGCACCTGGTTCTGATAAAAAATTTTGATCAGGGCTCCGACGCCAAAGCGGTTGTTTTCGCTGCCCTTCAGCTTGAACTTCACGAAACCGTTGCTCTTTTGCTCCACGGCGTTGTTCCGGTAGACAAAGGCTTCCATGTTGACGTTGTTGACCACCAGGTCGTAGTCCCCGTCATTGTCCAGGTCGCCGTAGGCAGAGCCGTTGCTGAAGCTCTCCGGGCCCAGGTGCAGCGCCTCGGCTTCATTTTTGAACCGCAGGCCACCCTGGTTGATGAAGGCAAAATTTTTCTGCTTGTTGTGCGGCAGAAATTCTACAAAGTCCCGAAAGTCGACCCTGCCCGTTTCTTTTACTACTTTTTTCAGTTGGTCTTCGTCGGCCAGGAAATTGACAAAATCGAGGTCGGTTATATCGTGGAAGATGCCGTTGCTGACGAAAATGTCCTTCCGGCCGTCGTTGTCCATATCAAAAATGAGCGAGCCCCAGCTCCAGTCCGTGGCAGCCACGCCGGCAAAGAAGGCCATCTCCCGGAAAGTGCCGTCTCCCTTGTTGATTTGGAGGCAGTTCTGTATGTATTGGAAGAAATAGCTGTTTCTCCATTTCAGGTCCTCCACGTTGTAATCTTCGATCATTAAGGCCGACTTCATCCGGTAGTTGCTGGCGGGCAGCATATCGGTGCTGAAGATATCCTGGTAGCCGTCGTTGTTGAGGTCGGCAATATCGGCGCCCATGCTGTTGGCGGAGACGTAACTCATGTTGTCGGGCAGCACTTCCTTGAAGGTCCCGTCCTGTTGGTTGAGGTAGAGGTAATCCCGTTCCCAGAAATCGTTGGAGACGTAGATATCGGGATACAGGTCGTTGTTGAGGTCGCCAACCGATACGCCCAGGCCAAAGTCAATGTCTCCGGAATATAAACCGGCTTTTTCTGTGACGTCGATGAATTTGCCGCCTACATTTTCGTACAGGCGATCCCCGCCGGAAGCGCCGTAGTTGTTCCGCCCGCCGGAGGCGTTGGCGGCAATGCGCTTGGGGTCAGTATAGCTGTTGTTGAGGACGAAGCAGTCCAGGTCGCCGTCCAGGTCATAATCGAAAAAGGAAGCGTGGGTAGAATAGCCGTCGTCGTTCAGCCCATAAAGCGCGGCGCTTTCTTTAAACGTCAGGCCTCCATTATTGATAAAAAGCTCATTTTCCCGATTCCCTCCGGACAAGTCGCCGGAATTGCAGACATAAATGTCCAGCCACCCGTCGGCGTTCACATCGGCGAAGGCTACCCCGGTGCTCCAGTATCCCGTCCCTTCTATTCCTGCGGACTGGCTGATGTCTTCGAACTGGAAATTTCCTTGGTTCAGGTAGAGCTTATTGGGTTGCATATTGGCGGTGAAAAAGATGTCGTTGAGCCCATCGTTGTTGATGTCTCCGATGGCGACGCCCCCGCCGTTGTAATAATTGCGAAAGGTAAGAATGTTGAAATCTTTCTGATCCTGGACTTCATTGCTGAAGGTGATCCCGGAATGTCCTCCTTTAACCAGCGTGAAGCCGGCTGCATCGCCGGGTTCGGTAACCGATCGTTTACAACCAAATAAAGCGTACAGAAGAGTAAATAAAACAAAAACTCGGCTCAGGCTCACGGTTGGAGAGAATTTAGTGTTGTGCAAAACTATTACTTTTCGCCAGGGCTTTGAAGGTGCGAAGAGAGATAAAAGTAGTTGGTTAGGCACGACGAAAGAATAAACTGTCCATTCTGGCTTGTCCTTTTCGCGCCATGCTGCGTTGCTCATCACTCAGGTAGCTTTGGCTATCCTCATTCTTCGCGCCTTGCCTGGCACAAAAATTACTGCCCCATAATTGAACACTTTATTCTTTCCTCGTGCCTTATTCAACAATGAAGTTACAAAAATGAAGTTATTTTAACGTAACATGTTGAAAAGAGGCGGCACCGTTCCTGATGCCGCCTCTGCCTGTTTTCAGTAATTCTAATGAACGGAAAAGGACATTAGAATCCTTCGTTTTGTTTTAGCGCACCATTCGACAGCTCTATTTCCGTTGAAGGTATCGGGAACGCATAGTGCCTGGGCTGGACCGGGCCGGCGGCATCCAGTGCGCCGATCCTTACGTCAGTGCCGTTTACATTGTTTACCACGGTTTTCTCATAAGCGATGTACTTGGTGACCACTTCTTCCAGCACGCCCCATCTTCTCAGGTCGGGCAGGCGGTGGCCTTCGGTGCCCAACTCCAGCCTCCGTTCTCTTCTGACAGCCGTTCTTGCTGCTGCCTGGTCAGTCCAGGGGCCGGGATACTGGCCTACTTTATAAGTAGCCCAGGTGATGGCGGGGTCGTCGATGGGAACGGCCAATGGGCCGCCGTTGGGACCCTGAGCGCAATTGCCGGCTCTGGCTCTCACCATATTGACCAGGCTTCTTGCTTTTTCCAGGTCGCCGTTGGATTCCACTTCTGCTTCCGCCAGCATCAGCAGCACGTCGGCATAGCGGAGGAATTCTACGTTCTTGGCGTGCAACTGGCCGGTGGTCCATCCCGGCCCTTCCGGGTCGGAAGCCAGTTTCATGTTCTTCTTCGGGCTGAATATGCCGGCCCATCCCAGGCCCCGGATCCATTCGATGCTGGCGTTGCCCCAGTCCAGGTAAGGGATGCCGACCCTGCCAACCGTCCAGTCCAGGCGGGGGTCTACCGTTTGCCCGGTTCCTACTACCACTTTCTCGGCATTCCAGTCGGCGACCGGAAGGCCGTTGGCATCCACCCGGAAGTTGTTGACAAAGTCCTGGGTCGGGTTATTGAACCCACAGCATGACGAAACCGACCCGGTGTGAGGGGCGGCCAACCGTTCCAGGAAATTGGAGTTGGTGCTGTTCGCATCGCCATCGTTGACCGAAGCCTGGAAAGCGAAGAGCGATTCCGTGCTATTCTGAGTGGCAATGGTAAAGTTGTCGTTGTAACAGGGCGTCAGGGAGTACTTTCCGGAACCCACTACTTTTTCAAATTCCGATTTTGCCCCGGCAAAGTCCTTGTTAAACAATTTCACCTTGCCCAGAAGGGCCTGGGCTACCGTTTTGTCAACGCGCCCGACCGCCGTTTTATCCTGAGGAAGAAGCGTAATGGCCTTTTCCAGGTCGGCGATGACCAGCGGCAACACCGGCTGGTCGTTGGGCTTCCGGAAGTCCGTGTCAGTCTCGAGATAATAAGGAACATTTTTGAATATCCGGTAGGCGTCAAAATGGTACCATGCTCTCAGGAAGGTGGCTTCCCCAACGACTCTGTTGACAAAATCTTCGCTTCCTCCATTGTCCCGGAAGGCATTGGCGATATTGATGGCGTTGTTGGCCCGCTTTATGCCTTCGTATACGGCGCCCCATTTATGGCGGAAGACTCCCAGGTTGGTCGACCATTGATACAGGGAAACTTCATAGTACCCGTCCGGGTTGTCGGAAGGTTCAGAGCCTTTGTGCTGGTCATCGGCGGCCGATTCGAAAATGTAGTTGGAGGGAGCAGCCCCCCAGGTATTGCCGATGGTGTTGGTAAACCCGTTCAGCATGTTGTACACGGCGATAAGGCTTGCATCTACCCCTTCTTCACTGTTGCTCAATACGTCGCCCGAAATGGCGCCCTGGGTGGGCGTGTCGAGGAACTCACTGCTGCAAGCCACAATCACCGCCAGGGTGAACAACAAGGTTATGGCTATTAAAAGTGTATTTTTCATTGTTTCTAAACTTCAA
This genomic window contains:
- a CDS encoding T9SS type A sorting domain-containing protein; its protein translation is MHKLLFTFTHLNITKMKHAILLCFLLSCSASLFAQVMFPGDLNNDGTANHIDLLPLGVAYNRAGPPREPAFLEWMPQPNIPWPDALPVSGVNLGFVDADGNGLIDTFDIEAIALNYDSLQSLSIPEPRPYILPDTFFVETPPELRLRFEPQTASPGDTVRLIVEYIVPDPAAFPPTALPLGIAFSIGGLDTLPIRPAIQVFPDTLPGDLMFVAATETQAQFWRSVAPGRVEFAAAGRGMGALANSRKLAEMWIITEDMIILREVPVAPDSVLLINTREQVIALNFIGDTLTVGDRTPPEQSAFAEVFPNPSREILQVRMEQPIGFQLALFTPAGQMVRKERFGPAREAVLVTAALPRGLYFLEIRTEEWVQVERVLIE
- a CDS encoding VCBS repeat-containing protein is translated as MSLSRVFVLFTLLYALFGCKRSVTEPGDAAGFTLVKGGHSGITFSNEVQDQKDFNILTFRNYYNGGGVAIGDINNDGLNDIFFTANMQPNKLYLNQGNFQFEDISQSAGIEGTGYWSTGVAFADVNADGWLDIYVCNSGDLSGGNRENELFINNGGLTFKESAALYGLNDDGYSTHASFFDYDLDGDLDCFVLNNSYTDPKRIAANASGGRNNYGASGGDRLYENVGGKFIDVTEKAGLYSGDIDFGLGVSVGDLNNDLYPDIYVSNDFWERDYLYLNQQDGTFKEVLPDNMSYVSANSMGADIADLNNDGYQDIFSTDMLPASNYRMKSALMIEDYNVEDLKWRNSYFFQYIQNCLQINKGDGTFREMAFFAGVAATDWSWGSLIFDMDNDGRKDIFVSNGIFHDITDLDFVNFLADEDQLKKVVKETGRVDFRDFVEFLPHNKQKNFAFINQGGLRFKNEAEALHLGPESFSNGSAYGDLDNDGDYDLVVNNVNMEAFVYRNNAVEQKSNGFVKFKLKGSENNRFGVGALIKIFYQNQVQVSQVMLSRGFQSSVDPDVIFGVGQWPGVDSAQVIWPDGKYEVLKGLQPNSIIEASYANASGKFADKPKTAGPAFFENSASAFAPVPEHKENKYLDFDHERLMPHVLSREGPKLLHADVNGDKQEDLVLLGAAGQPTQLYLSRNNQYVKSEQPYFEMDKDGEDVCGAFFDADEDGDLDLMLGVGGNEYQRGFDYFASRMYANDGEGNFIRDLVNVPTAIGQIGCIEPCDFDNDGDMDLFIGGRCIPGAYGLTPRSYLFRKDGENVWTDITNEETGPIGMVTDAVWTDVNSDGWPDLVVVGEWMPVTMFVNFSGLLQRDVTIPNSTGWWNVIEAADLDQDGDTDFVVGNWGQNMKFHASPQKPLNIYVNDYDNNGKYEGILEWYFGTDAKPYPFASKMDLTAQLPVLKKNALKYSEYAQKQISDMFSPEVLAQSEQKQVVNFNTSIIRREGKKFVMEPMTYEAQMSPVFGVEIADLDGDDIVDIFLGGNFYGLKPEVGRHDGFSGGYFKGDGKGGFEYISDVTSGIKITGEVKDAVFLNGQLLVARNNAPVLSFKMK
- a CDS encoding VCBS repeat-containing protein translates to MNSRIAIVFLLLALYSCQSAEGDKTLFEQVAPEHSGVNFVNSIPDNDSFNILTYEYIYNGGGAAIADFDNDGLSDLFFSGNIADNKLYRNKGGFQFEDISEPAGITAAGFWCSGIAVVDINQDGYKDIYVCTNTYKEGPKRRNLLFVNQFPQSGKLEFKELAGPYGIADTSYSTNSAFFDYDNDGDLDLFIINNSMQESRNPTVYTHQKDLLVADRVDKLYRNDWPEGEEHPVYADVSREAGITIDGYSLGVNICDLNQDGWKDIYVTNDFLSNDLMYINNQDGTFTNRAPEYLKHTGFSAMGNDVVDINNDGLPDIVALDMLPESNYRKKTMLGPTNYTTFLYNERYGFMQQYVRNVLQVNQGKNPYTGEPVFSDQAMLAGIEATDWSWAPVAADFDRDGYRDLVITNGFPKDITDRDFMDYQANYYAYVEQHKMLAKIPEVKLDNYAYRNKGGVEFENVTQQWGLDVPSFSNGAAYGDLDNDGDLDLVVNNINDKAFIYKNTVDSGNYILIELTGKPNNRDAIGATIEYASSHLKGFYEHTIYRGYLSSMDSRIFLGLGQDSLASLTVTWPDGKVSMLKDQKANQLLRIDYQDANESLAAKDQATAQPLFSPAAIVPGEKIEDLDYIDYNYEPLLLHKFSQFGPGLAAGDVNGDGLDDYYVTGSHKKKGKLFLQTKSGSFQLSDMDLPVDPNREELGAVFFDVDQDGDQDLYIACGGNQFPESDPMYGDVLLINEKNRFVNISDQLNLPAASSSCVRAADVDRDGDIDLFVAGRVLPGEYPLPASSYLLRNDSRPGEIRLGIANGEIAPGLNGLGLVCDALWSDYNSDGWPDLIVAGEWMPATIFKNENGQLKKLTGDTGLEGHTGWWNSIASADFDHDGDLDYVVTNFGRNSSIRASQSQPVEIYAKDFDDNGSLDAIPFVYYKDREGKPQKYSFHGRGDLAKEMNKVKKMFITHEQIGVAPIDSLLSEEDRKDAYVLNATTFESSYIENKGNGKFEIRPLPLEAQAAPAYGILAEDFDGDGHTDLLMVGNDHGIQPTLGRMDAMNGLFLKGDGTGHFTALSLAESGFYVPGNAKALVSLFVGNRRSVIISQNNDVLLAFRYGQEVQVFVPESDDFKVTFIGNGEKIIDSRVFCYGNGFLSQSSRKTPIPEGAEKMLVAKYDGKERAIDLGGK
- a CDS encoding RDD family protein; the protein is MPRDILDHLPEEGSHIVPADRGKRFFAFLIDILPITLLTAWVFYSFFGFDEVLGRYLTERNDIETRRYFLEQRGWIRSLAFLIWIVYSLLMDSSDRQGTLGKQWMGLKVVDEYGLPLGLKQSAARNLGKVLSYLPLSLGFFWILFDKQRQGWHDKIARTFVVEK